Proteins from a single region of Peromyscus eremicus chromosome 9, PerEre_H2_v1, whole genome shotgun sequence:
- the Gpr18 gene encoding N-arachidonyl glycine receptor isoform X1, translated as MSPDSFCTSWAQACCKMTTPSNRDQLVLSNSSNPDEYKIAALVFYSCIFLIGLFVNVTALWVFSCTTKKRTTVTIYMMNVALLDLIFILSLPFRMFYYAKGEWPFGEYFCHILGALVVFYPSLALWLLAFISADRYMAIVQPKYAKELRNTCKAVLACVGVWIMTLTTTVPLLLLYEDPDKASSPATCLKISDIVHLKAVNVLNFTRLLLFFLTPLLIMIGCYVVIIHSLLHGQTSKLKPKVKEKSIRIIITLLVQVLICFMPFHVCFAFLMLQGEETSYNPWGAFTTFLMNLSTCLDVVLYYIVSKQFQARVISVMLYRNYLRSVRRKSFPSGSLRSLSNMNSEML; from the exons ATGAG TCCTGACAGTTTCTGCACATCATGGGCACAGGCCTGCTGTAAGATGACGACCCCCAGCAATCGCGATCAGCTGGTCCTTTCTAACAGCTCGAACCCAGATGAATACAAAATCGCAGCCCTGGTCTTCTACAGCTGCATCTTCCTGATTGGATTATTTGTCAATGTTACTGCATTATGGGTTTTCAGCTGTACGACCAAGAAAAGAACCACAGTAACCATCTACATGATGAATGTCGCACTACTGGACTTAATATTCATACTCAGTCTACCGTTTCGGATGTTTTACTACGCAAAGGGTGAATGGCCATTTGGAGAGTACTTCTGCCACATTCTTGGGGCTCTGGTGGTGTTTTACCCAAGCCTGGCTCTGTGGCTTCTTGCTTTCATTAGTGCTGACAGATACATGGCCATAGTGCAGCCAAAGTACGCCAAGGAGCTGAGGAACACTTGTAAGGCCGTGCTTGCATGTGTGGGGGTCTGGATAATGACCCTGACAACCACTGTCCCTCTGCTGCTGCTCTACGAAGACCCCGATAAAGCCTCCTCCCCTGCCACCTGCCTCAAGATTTCTGACATTGTCCACTTAAAAGCTGTCAATGTGCTCAACTTCACTCGGCTCCTGCTTTTCTTCCTGACCCCTTTGCTCATCATGATCGGGTGCTATGTGGTCATTATTCACAGCCTCCTCCATGGGCAGACGTCTAAGCTGAAGCCTAAGGTGAAGGAGAAATCCATACGGATCATCATCACACTGCTGGTGCAGGTGCTCATCTGCTTCATGCCGTTTCACGTCTGTTtcgccttcctgatgctgcaggGGGAGGAGACCAGCTACAACCCCTGGGGAGCCTTCACCACCTTCCTCATGAACCTCAGCACATGTCTCGATGTTGTCCTCTACTACATTGTGTCCAAACAATTCCAGGCTCGAGTCATTAGTGTCATGTTGTACCGCAATTACCTCCGAAGTGTGCGCAGAAAAAGTTTCCCATCCGGAAGTTTACGGTCACTTAGCAACATGAACAGTGAGATGCTATGA
- the Gpr18 gene encoding N-arachidonyl glycine receptor isoform X2 — MTTPSNRDQLVLSNSSNPDEYKIAALVFYSCIFLIGLFVNVTALWVFSCTTKKRTTVTIYMMNVALLDLIFILSLPFRMFYYAKGEWPFGEYFCHILGALVVFYPSLALWLLAFISADRYMAIVQPKYAKELRNTCKAVLACVGVWIMTLTTTVPLLLLYEDPDKASSPATCLKISDIVHLKAVNVLNFTRLLLFFLTPLLIMIGCYVVIIHSLLHGQTSKLKPKVKEKSIRIIITLLVQVLICFMPFHVCFAFLMLQGEETSYNPWGAFTTFLMNLSTCLDVVLYYIVSKQFQARVISVMLYRNYLRSVRRKSFPSGSLRSLSNMNSEML; from the coding sequence ATGACGACCCCCAGCAATCGCGATCAGCTGGTCCTTTCTAACAGCTCGAACCCAGATGAATACAAAATCGCAGCCCTGGTCTTCTACAGCTGCATCTTCCTGATTGGATTATTTGTCAATGTTACTGCATTATGGGTTTTCAGCTGTACGACCAAGAAAAGAACCACAGTAACCATCTACATGATGAATGTCGCACTACTGGACTTAATATTCATACTCAGTCTACCGTTTCGGATGTTTTACTACGCAAAGGGTGAATGGCCATTTGGAGAGTACTTCTGCCACATTCTTGGGGCTCTGGTGGTGTTTTACCCAAGCCTGGCTCTGTGGCTTCTTGCTTTCATTAGTGCTGACAGATACATGGCCATAGTGCAGCCAAAGTACGCCAAGGAGCTGAGGAACACTTGTAAGGCCGTGCTTGCATGTGTGGGGGTCTGGATAATGACCCTGACAACCACTGTCCCTCTGCTGCTGCTCTACGAAGACCCCGATAAAGCCTCCTCCCCTGCCACCTGCCTCAAGATTTCTGACATTGTCCACTTAAAAGCTGTCAATGTGCTCAACTTCACTCGGCTCCTGCTTTTCTTCCTGACCCCTTTGCTCATCATGATCGGGTGCTATGTGGTCATTATTCACAGCCTCCTCCATGGGCAGACGTCTAAGCTGAAGCCTAAGGTGAAGGAGAAATCCATACGGATCATCATCACACTGCTGGTGCAGGTGCTCATCTGCTTCATGCCGTTTCACGTCTGTTtcgccttcctgatgctgcaggGGGAGGAGACCAGCTACAACCCCTGGGGAGCCTTCACCACCTTCCTCATGAACCTCAGCACATGTCTCGATGTTGTCCTCTACTACATTGTGTCCAAACAATTCCAGGCTCGAGTCATTAGTGTCATGTTGTACCGCAATTACCTCCGAAGTGTGCGCAGAAAAAGTTTCCCATCCGGAAGTTTACGGTCACTTAGCAACATGAACAGTGAGATGCTATGA